A window of Malania oleifera isolate guangnan ecotype guangnan chromosome 5, ASM2987363v1, whole genome shotgun sequence contains these coding sequences:
- the LOC131155448 gene encoding uncharacterized protein LOC131155448 isoform X3: MILLDHPASCLQCKKTRFRSMGFEASFDAYSAEQEGIKADPIELSQFVDLIRCNKLQSECFFIGPNQYMVTSNHEFGFCARCMNSSRPAAGGGAIIMQTTAFLLVAFYEGSIGAASLAMAAADQFSWQLGRKNF, encoded by the exons ATGATCCTACTGGACCATCCCGCCTCCTGTCTACAATGTAAGAAAACAAGATTT CGAAGCATGGGATTTGAAGCTTCGTTTGATGCTTATAGTGCAGAGCAAGAAGGGATAAAGGCAGATCCAATTGAATTGAGTCAATTTGTTGATCTTATCAGATGCAACAAACTCCAGAGTGAATGCTTCTTCATCGGACCAAACCAGT ATATGGTTACATCAAATCACGAGTTCGGATTTTGTGCAAGGTGTATGAACTCATCAAGGCCTGCAGCGGGTGGAGGTGCTATCATTATGCAGACCACAGCATTCCTCTTGGTTGCATT CTATGAGGGTTCTATTGGTGCCGCATCTCTTGCTATGGCAGCTGCAGATCAGTTCTCATGGCAATTAGGTCGGAAGAATTTTTGA
- the LOC131155448 gene encoding uncharacterized protein LOC131155448 isoform X1 — protein MDLAFVHKAWDKWASNNVGSTGKPLKAALLINYDPTGPSRLLSTIMGFEASFDAYSAEQEGIKADPIELSQFVDLIRCNKLQSECFFIGPNQYMVTSNHEFGFCARCMNSSRPAAGGGAIIMQTTAFLLVAFYEGSIGAASLAMAAADQFSWQLGRKNF, from the exons ATGGATTTGGCTTTCGTTCATAAAGCGTGGGACAAGTGGGCATCTAATAATGTTGGCTCTACAG GTAAACCACTGAAGGCTGCTTTGCTTATTAACTATGATCCTACTGGACCATCCCGCCTCCTGTCTACAAT CATGGGATTTGAAGCTTCGTTTGATGCTTATAGTGCAGAGCAAGAAGGGATAAAGGCAGATCCAATTGAATTGAGTCAATTTGTTGATCTTATCAGATGCAACAAACTCCAGAGTGAATGCTTCTTCATCGGACCAAACCAGT ATATGGTTACATCAAATCACGAGTTCGGATTTTGTGCAAGGTGTATGAACTCATCAAGGCCTGCAGCGGGTGGAGGTGCTATCATTATGCAGACCACAGCATTCCTCTTGGTTGCATT CTATGAGGGTTCTATTGGTGCCGCATCTCTTGCTATGGCAGCTGCAGATCAGTTCTCATGGCAATTAGGTCGGAAGAATTTTTGA
- the LOC131155448 gene encoding uncharacterized protein LOC131155448 isoform X2: protein MDLAFVHKAWDKWASNNVGSTGKPLKAALLINYDPTGPSRLLSTIAEQEGIKADPIELSQFVDLIRCNKLQSECFFIGPNQYMVTSNHEFGFCARCMNSSRPAAGGGAIIMQTTAFLLVAFYEGSIGAASLAMAAADQFSWQLGRKNF from the exons ATGGATTTGGCTTTCGTTCATAAAGCGTGGGACAAGTGGGCATCTAATAATGTTGGCTCTACAG GTAAACCACTGAAGGCTGCTTTGCTTATTAACTATGATCCTACTGGACCATCCCGCCTCCTGTCTACAAT TGCAGAGCAAGAAGGGATAAAGGCAGATCCAATTGAATTGAGTCAATTTGTTGATCTTATCAGATGCAACAAACTCCAGAGTGAATGCTTCTTCATCGGACCAAACCAGT ATATGGTTACATCAAATCACGAGTTCGGATTTTGTGCAAGGTGTATGAACTCATCAAGGCCTGCAGCGGGTGGAGGTGCTATCATTATGCAGACCACAGCATTCCTCTTGGTTGCATT CTATGAGGGTTCTATTGGTGCCGCATCTCTTGCTATGGCAGCTGCAGATCAGTTCTCATGGCAATTAGGTCGGAAGAATTTTTGA